In the Streptomyces sp. SJL17-4 genome, TCCACCAGGCCGTTGAACTCCAGCCGCCGCAGTGTCTCGGTGAGGACCTTGGAGCTGATGCCGCCGATGCGTTCGCGGAGTGCGCCGTGGCGGCTCGGGCCCTGCCGCAGGGACCAGAGCACCACGGCGTTCCAGGTGTTCGACAGCAGGTCGAAGGCGAGGCGGGCGCGGCAGTCGGCGAGGTAGGCGTCGTGAGTCACGTACCAGATGGTGCCCGACCGCCTTCCTAGTGTCGTTCCCGAGGCGCTGAAGGACAGCGCCGAGAGGGGATGGACGATGAGGATCGGCGTACTGGGAACGGGCAACATGGCGGACGCCCTGGCCACCCACTGGGTACGGGCGGGACACGAGGTGCTCGTCGGGGGCCGCGACGAGAACAGGGCGCGGCGTCTCGCGGGCCGCCTGGGCGGCGGAACCGGATACGGGAGCCTGCGCGCGGCGGCCGGATTCGGCGACGTGGTCCTCGCCGCGCTGCCGTACGGGGCGGGCGAGGAGGTCGTCGGCGAGCTGCGGGCACCCCTGGCCGGGAAGGTGCTGCTCGACTGCTCCAATCCCGTGGGACCCGGCTTCCGGCTCCTCACGGACGGCGGCCCCTCGGCCGCGGGGCTTCTCGCGGCCGCCGCCCCCGACGCACGGGTCGTCAAGGCCTTCAACCTCTGCCACGAGGACGTGTGGAGGATGGACCCTCCCGTCTTCGACGGGCAGCGTCTGGCCGTCCCGGTGTGCGGCGACGACGACACCGCGCTCGCGCTCGTACGGCAGTTGGTCCGGGACGCGGGCTGCGCACCGCTGACCGGGGGCGGCCTCGACAGGGCGGGGCTCCTGGAGGCGACGGCCGCGCTCTACATCGGGCTGTGGGTCGGGGAGAACGCGGACGCCCGGGCGATGGCGCCGCCCCTGGCGTTCGCGACGGGGCCGGGAGAAACGCCGTAGGGCTCCTGGATGTGTTGATCACGAGCGTGGTGCCCCGCGCCGTTCATGGGCCGATCGGCCCATGAACGGCGCGCCTCGGTCGTGGGCGCGGACGCCGGTGGAGGATCGGAGGGGCGCCGCCCTCGGACGGTGCCCGGCAGCGCAACGGCGCGATACGACAGGAGCCAGGTGTGACCACTCGTCTCAACCCCTACCTCAACTTCTCCGGCGACGCGAAGCAGGCCCTGGAGTTCTACAAGCAGGTCCTCGGGGGCACCCTCAGCCTCAACACGTACGGCGGGTTCGGCGCCGAGGCGCCGCCCGGATACGCCGAGAAGATCATGCACGGCATGCTGGAGACGCCCAGCGGCTTCACGCTGATGGGCGCCGACAACCCGCCGGGGACGGAGAAGCCGGGGAAGGGCTTCGCGGTGAGCCTGAGCGGCGACGACGCCGAGGAGCTGCGCGGCTACTGGGAGAAGCTGTCCGAGGGCAGCGCCGTCTCGGTCCCCCTGGAGAAGCAGATGTGGGGCGATGTGTTCGGCATGTGCACGGACAAGTTCGGGGTCACGTGGATGGTCAACATCACCGAGGCGGGCTGAACCGGCTCCGGTTCGCAGACGTTCCCGCGGAGAACGCGTGACGCGCCTCAGGCGCCTGACCCGCCTGCCGGGTTCGCGTCCGCCTCCACCGCCACCGTGCGGGCCCAGCGGTAGTCCGCCTTGCCGCTGGGGGAGCGCTGGATGCGGTCGGTGAGGACCAGCTGGCGCGGGACCTTGTACCCCGCCAGGCGGGGACGGCAGTGGGTCTGGAGGGTCTCCAGGTCCAGCGGCGGGGCGTCCGCGCGGAGCTGGACGACCGCGGCGACGTGGTTGCCCCAGCGGGCGTCCGGCACTCCGGCGACCAGCGCGTCGTACACGTCGGGGTGGGACTTGAGGGCCTGCTCCACCTCCTCCGGATAGACTTTCTCGCCGCCCGTGTTGATGCACTGGGAGCCGCGCCCGAGGACGGTGACCACCCCGGTCTCGTCCACGGTCGCCATGTCGCCGAGGAGCACCCACCGGACCCCGTCCCGCTCGAAGAACGTCTCGGCGGTCTTCTCCGGGTCGTTGTAGTAGCCGAGCGGCACGTGGCCGCGCTGCGCCAGCCGGCCGATCTCGCCGGTGGCGACGGGGGTACGGGTCACAGGGTCGACGACCTGGGTGCGTTCGTTGACGTGCAGCCGGAAGCCTCTGGCGGGGCCGGAGTCGTCGGTGGCGCGGCCGTTGGAACCGGACTCGGTGGAGCCGAAGTTGTTGAGGAGGAGCACGTTCGGCATCAGCTCCTGGAGCTGGGCCCGTACGGTCTCGGACATGATCGCCCCGGAGGAGGACAGACTGAACAGTGCGGAGAGGTCCGTGCCCTTCAGCGGCCCGCGCAGCGCGTCCACGAGCGGCCGCAGCATCGCGTCCCCGACCAGGGAGATGCTGGAGACCTTCTCCTTCTCCAGGGTGCGGAGGACTTCCTCCGGGACGTACTTGCGGTGCAGGACGACCCGCTGGCCGTAGTTGAAGGCGATGAACGCGGTCAGCGTGGAGGTGCCGTGCATCAGCGGCGGCGCGGGGAAGAACGTGATGCCGGCGCCGCCGGCGGCGACCCGCTCGGCCAGCTCCTCGGGGCGCTTCACCGGTTCGCCCGAGGGATCGCCGCCGAAGAGCCCCGCGAAGAAGAGGTCCTCCTGGCGCCACAGGACACCCTTCGGCATCCCGGTCGTGCCGCCGGTGTAGATGATGAAGAGGTCGTCGGCCGAGCGGGGCCCGAAACCGCGTGCGGGTGAGCCGGTGGCCTCCGCCTCGGCGTACGGGACGCAGTCGAGGTCGGCCGCTCCCTCGGGTAGGGCGCCCACCCGCACGAGGTGCCGCAGCTTCTCCGTCTGCGGCAGCGCCGCCGCGACCCGGTCGGTGAACTCGGCGTCGAAGACGAGCGCGGCGAGGTCG is a window encoding:
- a CDS encoding helix-turn-helix domain-containing protein, translated to MTHDAYLADCRARLAFDLLSNTWNAVVLWSLRQGPSRHGALRERIGGISSKVLTETLRRLEFNGLVERHVEDGTPARISYELTDLGRTLLGPIDAFGAWAFEHGDEVMAAQERHGG
- a CDS encoding NAD(P)-binding domain-containing protein: MRIGVLGTGNMADALATHWVRAGHEVLVGGRDENRARRLAGRLGGGTGYGSLRAAAGFGDVVLAALPYGAGEEVVGELRAPLAGKVLLDCSNPVGPGFRLLTDGGPSAAGLLAAAAPDARVVKAFNLCHEDVWRMDPPVFDGQRLAVPVCGDDDTALALVRQLVRDAGCAPLTGGGLDRAGLLEATAALYIGLWVGENADARAMAPPLAFATGPGETP
- a CDS encoding VOC family protein produces the protein MTTRLNPYLNFSGDAKQALEFYKQVLGGTLSLNTYGGFGAEAPPGYAEKIMHGMLETPSGFTLMGADNPPGTEKPGKGFAVSLSGDDAEELRGYWEKLSEGSAVSVPLEKQMWGDVFGMCTDKFGVTWMVNITEAG
- a CDS encoding acyl-CoA synthetase, giving the protein MEYNLADLFESVVDAVPDREALVYVDHPGTGEERRLTYAELDEAANRIAHHLTDAGIRPGEHLGLHLYNGIEYLQTVLACLKARIVPVNVNYRYVEEELVYLYRDADLAALVFDAEFTDRVAAALPQTEKLRHLVRVGALPEGAADLDCVPYAEAEATGSPARGFGPRSADDLFIIYTGGTTGMPKGVLWRQEDLFFAGLFGGDPSGEPVKRPEELAERVAAGGAGITFFPAPPLMHGTSTLTAFIAFNYGQRVVLHRKYVPEEVLRTLEKEKVSSISLVGDAMLRPLVDALRGPLKGTDLSALFSLSSSGAIMSETVRAQLQELMPNVLLLNNFGSTESGSNGRATDDSGPARGFRLHVNERTQVVDPVTRTPVATGEIGRLAQRGHVPLGYYNDPEKTAETFFERDGVRWVLLGDMATVDETGVVTVLGRGSQCINTGGEKVYPEEVEQALKSHPDVYDALVAGVPDARWGNHVAAVVQLRADAPPLDLETLQTHCRPRLAGYKVPRQLVLTDRIQRSPSGKADYRWARTVAVEADANPAGGSGA